A part of Rhinatrema bivittatum chromosome 16, aRhiBiv1.1, whole genome shotgun sequence genomic DNA contains:
- the LOC115078735 gene encoding heterogeneous nuclear ribonucleoprotein C-like isoform X3 has protein sequence MMPGFLTVDYSAAARPPAAGMASNVTNKTDPRSLNSRVFIGNLNTLVVKKSDVEAIFSKYGKIVGCSVHKGFAFVQYSNERNARTAVAGEDGRMIAGQVLDINLAAEPKVNRGKVGVKRSAADMYGSSFDLDYDFQRDYYESYPATRVPPPPPIARAVVPSKRQRVSGNTSRRGKSGFNSKSSQRGSSSKSGKLKGDDLQTIKKELSQIKQKVDSLLESLERIDREQNKQSEIKTDEEQIGGSVKKEETHVKMQSEEGVDSGEEGDLLDDDEEQGVETPENTKDDKEAEEGEDDGDSANGEDDC, from the exons GTGCTGCTGCACGTCCTCCTGCCGCCGGCATGGCCAGCAATGTGACGAACAAGACAGACCCTCGCTCGCTGAACTCACGGGTCTTCATTGGAAACTTAAACACGCTGGTAGTCAAGAAGAGTGACGTGGAGGCCATCTTTTCAAAGTATGGCAAGATCGTGGGCTGCTCGGTGCATAAGGGCTTTGCCTTTGTGCAGTATTCCAACGAGCGCAATGCCCGCACCGCTGTGGCTGGTGAGGATGGGCGCATGATTGCAGGCCAGGTCTTGG ACATTAACCTAGCAGCTGAGCCCAAAGTGAACCGCGGCAAAGTGGGAGTGAAGAGGTCTGCTGCAGACATGTATGG TTCCTCCTTTGACCTGGACTATGATTTTCAACGAGACTATTACGAAAG CTACCCTGCAACACGTGTGCCTCCGCCTCCACCTATTGCCCGAGCTGTGGTACCCTCAAAGCGCCAGCGGGTTTCAGGGAACACTTCCCGCCGAGGGAAAAGTGGCTTCAACTCAAAGAGTAGCCAGAGAGGCTCCTCCTCAAAGTCTGGGAAAT TGAAAGGTGATGATCTTCAGACCATCAAGAAGGAGTTGAGCCAAATCAAACAGAAAGTGGATTCTCTGCTGGAGAGCCTGGAGAGAATTGACAGGGAGCAGAACAAGCAGTCAG AGATAAAAACAGATGAAGAGCAAATTGGTGGCTCGGTAAAGAAAGAGGAGACGCACGTGAAGATGCAATCTGAGGAGGGCGTGGACTCCGGTGAGGAGGGAGACCTGCTGGATGATGATGAGGAACAGGGCGTGGAAACG CCGGAGAACACAAAGGACGATAAGGAAGCGGAGGAAGGCGAGGACGACGGGGACAGCGCCAACGGAGAAGACGACTGTTAG
- the LOC115078735 gene encoding heterogeneous nuclear ribonucleoprotein C-like isoform X4, with protein sequence MASNVTNKTDPRSLNSRVFIGNLNTLVVKKSDVEAIFSKYGKIVGCSVHKGFAFVQYSNERNARTAVAGEDGRMIAGQVLDINLAAEPKVNRGKVGVKRSAADMYGSSFDLDYDFQRDYYESYPATRVPPPPPIARAVVPSKRQRVSGNTSRRGKSGFNSKSSQRGSSSKSGKLKGDDLQTIKKELSQIKQKVDSLLESLERIDREQNKQSEIKTDEEQIGGSVKKEETHVKMQSEEGVDSGEEGDLLDDDEEQGVETPENTKDDKEAEEGEDDGDSANGEDDC encoded by the exons ATGGCCAGCAATGTGACGAACAAGACAGACCCTCGCTCGCTGAACTCACGGGTCTTCATTGGAAACTTAAACACGCTGGTAGTCAAGAAGAGTGACGTGGAGGCCATCTTTTCAAAGTATGGCAAGATCGTGGGCTGCTCGGTGCATAAGGGCTTTGCCTTTGTGCAGTATTCCAACGAGCGCAATGCCCGCACCGCTGTGGCTGGTGAGGATGGGCGCATGATTGCAGGCCAGGTCTTGG ACATTAACCTAGCAGCTGAGCCCAAAGTGAACCGCGGCAAAGTGGGAGTGAAGAGGTCTGCTGCAGACATGTATGG TTCCTCCTTTGACCTGGACTATGATTTTCAACGAGACTATTACGAAAG CTACCCTGCAACACGTGTGCCTCCGCCTCCACCTATTGCCCGAGCTGTGGTACCCTCAAAGCGCCAGCGGGTTTCAGGGAACACTTCCCGCCGAGGGAAAAGTGGCTTCAACTCAAAGAGTAGCCAGAGAGGCTCCTCCTCAAAGTCTGGGAAAT TGAAAGGTGATGATCTTCAGACCATCAAGAAGGAGTTGAGCCAAATCAAACAGAAAGTGGATTCTCTGCTGGAGAGCCTGGAGAGAATTGACAGGGAGCAGAACAAGCAGTCAG AGATAAAAACAGATGAAGAGCAAATTGGTGGCTCGGTAAAGAAAGAGGAGACGCACGTGAAGATGCAATCTGAGGAGGGCGTGGACTCCGGTGAGGAGGGAGACCTGCTGGATGATGATGAGGAACAGGGCGTGGAAACG CCGGAGAACACAAAGGACGATAAGGAAGCGGAGGAAGGCGAGGACGACGGGGACAGCGCCAACGGAGAAGACGACTGTTAG